Below is a window of Pseudodesulfovibrio sp. 5S69 DNA.
CGATGTAGACGGTGCGGTCATAGTCGAGGATCGGCTTCATGGCCTGGCCGTAGTCGATCTCCTGGACCAGCCACCAGGCCGGGCCCGGGATGCGCACGCCAAGGGAATAGACCTTGGTCTCGGCGTCTTCGATGCTCGGCCGCAGCCCGAAGGGAATGTGGCCGTCCTCGTTCACCTTGACCGGGAAGCCTACGTCCAGGAAGCCGTCGGCCGTCCAGGGCGCGACCTCGCGGTATCCCGCCCCGCCCTTCTGCATCAGCCGGGTCTTCTCGCCCTTGGCGGCCAGGGGCGAGTTGGACAGCAGTTCGGTGATCTTGCCGGAAATCTGGCGGGTCATCATGAGCACGCCCACCGCCTTGCGGCCGGAGGTCTCCTCCGTGCCGCCCACGGCGTCAGGCGGATAGACCGGCACGAAAATGTCCATCTCCAGCCCCTGGGCGGTCTTGCGCAGGGTGGAATACTGCGGTTTGTCCTGCTTGATGGCGGCCATGGCCAGCCCGGTCTGCTCCTGGTTCATGGGCGGCAGGTAGCCGTCGGTGGCGATGTACGCCTCGCCCTTGCGACTCAGGATGCGGGCGTTGAGGAAGCCCGCGTAGGTGGAGAACTCGCGGAGCATGTTCTCCATCATGGGCAGTTGTTCGGCCAGGGTCATCCCCTCCTGGCCCTCCACGGACTGGTCGGAGTGCAGCCGCCCGAAGAGGTTGGACAGGTCGCCCGCATAGGTGTCCACCTCCGAGGCGTAGAGCCGGAAGAGATCGGACTTGATCAGCCGGTCGCCCTGGTGGGACAGGTTGTCGAGCCAGGAGGCGATGACCTCGGTGCGCCCCTGGGTCAGCAGTTGGAAGCGTTTCTGCTGGTTCTCGAGCACGGAGGCTTCATTGTCCCGCACCGCCCTGGCGGCGAGCAGGGCGATGCCCACCGAGATGACCAGCACGAAGGCCAGGACAACGCCGATCTTGACGCCCTGCCCGGCCCCTCCGATGGATTTGGGGACCTCTGCGGTCTTTGTAGGATGTTCAGCCATGTCGATAACTCCATCTGGTTTGTGCCCAGCCCGAGAGGGCGGGCCTTATTGCTTCGCCTTTTCGTAGGTGGTCCGCTTCTGCGGGGCCACGTGCATCCAACGGTAGTGCTCGTTGACCGAGTACTGCGGGATGTAATGTTTGTACTTGGTATGGGACAGGACCATGTCGGTCTGGTTGTCGAGAATATAGATGTCATCCTTGGCGTAGACCGCCAGGACCGCATGGCCGATGCCCCGGATGGCGTCCCGGACGGCCACGATGCGCAACTGATCCGGGGAGAAGCCGAGTTCCTGGAGAGCATAGAACTTGGCGATGGCGTAGTCCTCACAATCGCCTGATTTCTTGAGGAATTCCCAGGGAGTTTCCCAGTAGTCGCTGACGCCCCAGTTGGCCTTGTCCAAGCGGTACGGCCACTTGTTGAAGAATTTGGTCACGGCCCTGAGCCGTTCCAGTTCGGATTTGCCCTTGACCTGGGCCTTGAGGGTCTCCCATGCCTTTTTGGACGGGTGGTCGGCGGTCTTGCCGTCCCGGAAATAGCCCTTCCAGGCCTTCATCTTTTCAAGGACGCGCGTCCACTTGGGCAGCTTCTGCAGCTTTCCCTTGAACTCCATGGTCCCGAAGAGCCGGCGCGTATCCGGCTTGGCCGCCGAGGATTTCGGCGCGGCGGGCTCAGGCGTGGTGGCGTCGGCGGCCAAGGCGTTGGAGGGCCTGACCAGGGCCAGGGCGATGCAGGCCGCGCAGAGCGCGGCCGCAGCCGCCGAGTATATCCCCCGCACCGGCCTCATCCACGCCTCATCGTTCCCTGAGCGCGTTCTGCTTTGCCTTGAGCAACGGCTTGAGCAGGTAGGCCAGGACCGATTTGCGTCCGGTCAGGATGTCCACGCTCGCGGTCATGCCGGGAATGATGGGCAGTTGCTGGCCACGGTAGGTGATGGCGTTGTCCTTGGTGCGCACCTTGACCAGGTAGTGGCTCTCGCCCTTCTGGTCCTCGATGGTGTCGGCCGAGATGTTCTCCACCGTGCCGTCCAGCCCGCCGTAGATGGAGAAGTCGTAGGCCGTGATCTTGACCTTGGCCTTCTGGCCGGGGTGCAGGAAGGCGATGTCCGAGGGCTTGACCTCGGCCTCCACCAGCAGCGTGTCGTCCAGGGGCACGACCTCCATGATGGACTCGCCGGGCCGGATGACGCCGCCGATGGTGTTGACCATGATGTGCTTGACCACACCCCGGACCGGCGAGCGCACGTCTGTGCGGGTCACCCGGTCGCCACCGGAACTCAGGTTCTCCAGGATGGAGTTGAGTTCCTGCCTGCGGGCGTTGATCTCCTCCAGGGCGGTACTGCGGTACTCGGCCTTGGCCTGGTCGATGCGCCCTTTGGCCTCCTTGGCGGCCCGTCGCACGCGGGGAATGCCCAGGGTCAGGGCCTGCATGTCGCCGTGCAGTTGCACCACGGTCTGCTCCAGGCGCAGATAGTCGAGTTCGGAATGGATGTGCTTCTCCACCAGGGGCTTGGCGATGTCGCGCTGTTTCTCGGCCACCTCCAGGCTCTGCCTGAGCTGGTTGCGCCGGGCGATCATCTCGCTGACCTCCTGCTGGCGCTGCTGGTACTGGTCCTCGAGCAGGCCGATGTCGATGTTCAGCTTGTTGCGCTGGGCCTTGAAGATGCGCCGCTGGTCCTCGACCAGTTGCGGAGCCTTCTCGATGACGTCCGCCGGGAACTCCGGTTCGTCATCGCCGTTGGCCTCGGCCGTGAGCCGGGCGATGGCCGCCTGGTGCTCCAGGGCCTTGCTCTGGGCGTCGCGGTAGTAGCTGGCGGCCTGTTCGTTGGACAGGCGGCAGAGGATGTCGCCCTTCTCCACGGTCTGGCCCTCCTGGACGAACAGCTCGTTCATGATGCCGCCCTCCAGGTTCTGGATCTCCTGAATGCGCTGGGACGGGATGACCCGGCCGAAGCCGCGCGTGCGCTCGTCGAGCATGGCCCAGTTGGCCCAGAGGATGAAGATGACGATCAGCAGAAGGATGGCCGTGGACATGATGTAGGCGAGCCGGTGGCCCTTGCCGTACATGGCCTGGTCCACCTCGCTCATGAACAGCAGCGTTTCTCTATCGTATTTATTGCTCATTCCGTCCTCACAGGGAAACCTTGATTTGGCCTGACCGGAGTCCGTCCAGCACGGCCTTCTTGGGCCCGTCCACAACGATCCTGCCCCGGTCCATGATCACCAGCCGGTCCACGAGATCGAGCATGGAGTGGCGGTGGGTGATGACGATGAGCGTCTTGTCCTCGATATACGGCTTGAGCCTCTCCTTGAGGCGGTATTCCGACTGGTTGTCCATGTTGCTCGACGGCTCGTCCATGATCAGGATCTCCGGGTCGGGCAGGATGGCGCGGGCGATGGTCACGGCCTGGCGCTGGCCGCCGGACAGGGAGGTGCCCCGCTCGCCGACCATCATGCCGAAGCCCGCCGGGTGGTCGCGCACGAAGTCGTTGACCCCGGAGATCTCGGCCGCCGCGTTGATGGACTGGTCGTCCGCCTCGGGCAGGCCGAAGGCGATGTTGTCCTTGAGCGTGCCATAGAAGAGCAGGCTGTCCTGGGAGATGTAGCCCACCTTGCGACGCAGGTCGGCCACGTCCATCTGCCGCAGGTCGATATCGCCCACCTGCACCGATCCCTCGACCGGCTGGTAGAGGCCCACGCAGAGCTTCCCCAGCGTGGTCTTTCCCGCGCCGGTGCGGCCGACGATGCCGACCTTCTCGCCCGGTTTGAGCTTGAGGTTGATGTCATGGAGCACGGCCTTGTCCGTGCCGGGGTAGCTGAAGGCCACATCGGTCAGGGTCACGGACGGCTCGATGGCCCCGTAGTGGAAGGTCTCCTTGTCATCGGGCCGCTCGGACGGCATCTCCATGAGCATGTCCAGGGCGTTGAGGGCCATGCGTGACTGCTGGAAGCGGGAGAGCAGCCCGGCAACGGCCGACAGCGGGGCCATGGACCGGCCGGACAGGATGTTGCAGGCAATCAGCCCGCCCACGGTCAACTCGCCCTTGGAGATGAGGTACACGCCGGTGATGACCACGGCCACGGAGACCATCTGGGTGACGAAGACCGAGAAGGTGATGGACATGTTGGCGATGGTCTTGGCGTGGCTGTTGGAGTGGGCGGACAGGCCGACCACGTTTTCCCAGCGCGCCTGGATACGGCCCTCGGCCATGCTGGTCTTGATGGTCTCCAGCCCCTGCACGACCTCGAACAGGAGCGCGTATTTCTGAGTGGATTCCTTGTAGTGGTTCTCGATGATCCGCTGGAAGGGAATCTGCATGAACACGCCCACCAGGATGACCAGGGGGACGGCCACGAAGATCGGATAGGCGATGGGCCCGCCGATGTAGTAGATGACGCAGATGAACAGGATCAAAAACGGCAGGTCGATGAGCGCCACCAGCGACGACGAACCGAAAAACTCGCGCAGGGACTCGAACTCGCGGATGTTGTTGGCCACCGCGCCCGCCGACTCCGGCATGTAGTCCAACCGCGCCGAGGTCAGGTGGCTCATGATCTTGGAGCCGATGAGCACGTCGGCGTTGCGCCCGGCTACATCCACGAAATAGGCGCGCAGGTTCTTGAGCAGGAAGTCGAACAGATAGGCGATGGCGATGCCGATGGCCAGCGCCCAGAGGGTCTCGGTGGCGTTGTTGGGGATGACCCGGTCGTACACGTTCATGACGAAGAGCGGCGAGGCGATGATGATGATGTTGGTCATGATCGAAGCGCCGATGACGTGTTTGTAGATGGGCCAGAACTTGCCGAGGACCCCCCAGAACCAGCGCTTGGTCTTGAGCAGCTTGAGCTCGCTGGCCCGCTTGTCCAGCTTGGACTTGCGGTGGCAGAAAATGGCGTACCCGGTGTACTCCTCGTTGAGCGTGGAGAGCGGGATCTCGGTCTCGTCCATGCCGTGGCCCGGCACGATGACGCGTGCCGTGGTGGCGGTGAAGTCCAGGAGCACGCAGGCGTTGCCGCCGCGCAACAGCAGGATGCACGGCATGACCAGCTTGGTGATGGCCTGGAGCTTTTCGCGGTACACGGTCTTGGCCTTGATGCCGATGCGTTCGGCCGAACGCACTATGGAGGCGGCGGTGATGACGCCCTCCTGCTGGGGAATGCCCGCCTTCAGCGTGGCCGAGGAGACCGGCTTGCCGAGCAGACGGCTGATGATCGACAGGCAGATGACCAGGGGCGGCTGAAAATCGATGTCCTTGGGGGTCAGGCGCTCATCGGTCTCCACCCGGATGGGCTGCTGCGCGCCGGGCATGCCGGGCATGGCGGCCATGCCCGGAGGTATCTGTCCCTTGACCGGCTGGGCGGCCTGCTGCGGTTCCGGCTTGGAGCCCGGCCGGGCCTGGGGTTGCTGCGAACCCGGCTGCGGGCCCGGGGCATCCTTCCCTGCCGGGACGGAACGGCCCTGCGCGGGTTTGCTCCCCGAT
It encodes the following:
- a CDS encoding transglutaminase-like cysteine peptidase, translating into MRPVRGIYSAAAAALCAACIALALVRPSNALAADATTPEPAAPKSSAAKPDTRRLFGTMEFKGKLQKLPKWTRVLEKMKAWKGYFRDGKTADHPSKKAWETLKAQVKGKSELERLRAVTKFFNKWPYRLDKANWGVSDYWETPWEFLKKSGDCEDYAIAKFYALQELGFSPDQLRIVAVRDAIRGIGHAVLAVYAKDDIYILDNQTDMVLSHTKYKHYIPQYSVNEHYRWMHVAPQKRTTYEKAKQ
- a CDS encoding type I secretion system permease/ATPase, encoding MAAMPGMPGAQQPIRVETDERLTPKDIDFQPPLVICLSIISRLLGKPVSSATLKAGIPQQEGVITAASIVRSAERIGIKAKTVYREKLQAITKLVMPCILLLRGGNACVLLDFTATTARVIVPGHGMDETEIPLSTLNEEYTGYAIFCHRKSKLDKRASELKLLKTKRWFWGVLGKFWPIYKHVIGASIMTNIIIIASPLFVMNVYDRVIPNNATETLWALAIGIAIAYLFDFLLKNLRAYFVDVAGRNADVLIGSKIMSHLTSARLDYMPESAGAVANNIREFESLREFFGSSSLVALIDLPFLILFICVIYYIGGPIAYPIFVAVPLVILVGVFMQIPFQRIIENHYKESTQKYALLFEVVQGLETIKTSMAEGRIQARWENVVGLSAHSNSHAKTIANMSITFSVFVTQMVSVAVVITGVYLISKGELTVGGLIACNILSGRSMAPLSAVAGLLSRFQQSRMALNALDMLMEMPSERPDDKETFHYGAIEPSVTLTDVAFSYPGTDKAVLHDINLKLKPGEKVGIVGRTGAGKTTLGKLCVGLYQPVEGSVQVGDIDLRQMDVADLRRKVGYISQDSLLFYGTLKDNIAFGLPEADDQSINAAAEISGVNDFVRDHPAGFGMMVGERGTSLSGGQRQAVTIARAILPDPEILIMDEPSSNMDNQSEYRLKERLKPYIEDKTLIVITHRHSMLDLVDRLVIMDRGRIVVDGPKKAVLDGLRSGQIKVSL
- a CDS encoding HlyD family type I secretion periplasmic adaptor subunit produces the protein MSNKYDRETLLFMSEVDQAMYGKGHRLAYIMSTAILLLIVIFILWANWAMLDERTRGFGRVIPSQRIQEIQNLEGGIMNELFVQEGQTVEKGDILCRLSNEQAASYYRDAQSKALEHQAAIARLTAEANGDDEPEFPADVIEKAPQLVEDQRRIFKAQRNKLNIDIGLLEDQYQQRQQEVSEMIARRNQLRQSLEVAEKQRDIAKPLVEKHIHSELDYLRLEQTVVQLHGDMQALTLGIPRVRRAAKEAKGRIDQAKAEYRSTALEEINARRQELNSILENLSSGGDRVTRTDVRSPVRGVVKHIMVNTIGGVIRPGESIMEVVPLDDTLLVEAEVKPSDIAFLHPGQKAKVKITAYDFSIYGGLDGTVENISADTIEDQKGESHYLVKVRTKDNAITYRGQQLPIIPGMTASVDILTGRKSVLAYLLKPLLKAKQNALRER